The nucleotide sequence ACACCCAGATAAGTTCCACTCAAAAGAACCTGTATCTGCTTATCCTTTTTTTCGTAAGAGAACGCAGTCTTTTTCCAGTCCGAATCTTTTACAATATAGTTTTTAGCTTTCTCGCGCACTTCCGCTCCCGTATTGTGATTGAAGTTCAGATCCAGGTTTAAGAAAGGACCTTCGGCGATCATTACTTCACCCTTCGAAACTGCATTTTTTATCAATCCTGTTTCTTTCATGAAAGGAATGCTGAAGTTGTCTCCCTTGATAATAATCCGGTCCGGAGTTTCCTCCACTTGTAGTGCATTACCTGCAGCTAGTTCGGCCACTTTTTCTGTAGTACCCAGTGTGATGGTATAGGCATCAATCAAATCACTCTTACTTGTGAAAAACTCAATCACAACTTCATCTCCTTTTTTCCAGTCATTTGCAGGAATGGTAAATGCACCCTTCTTGCGAGGGGCAAGTTGAGGCGATACAACAGAACCTTTTTTTCCTTTATAGGTGTAGGTAATAGTAACCTCGCTGAGGTTTGTATGGTCGAAACGATTGTAAACCGGAACCCGTAGCTTTTCGCCCGATGTGAATGCCGGAAAGTTCGTTTCGGTTACACGGATTGGCGAATAGGCTTTCTTAGTTCCCCAGAACTCCGGCTTTTCGCGTCTCCATACGTCAATGATTCCCCATTCTCCATAACCTACACAGTTCCCGGTATATGCTGCCGGCTTAGCTGTTTTACTAAACTCGATCCACCAGGGAGTCCCAACTTTGGGAGTAGGAAGCATAAAGGTTTCATCAATGAATCCCCAGATAGCTCCACCTAAACCTCCACGGCTTTCAAACAGATTACTCCACATTTTGTCCAAAGATATTCCCCAGAACTCACGAATGTTGGGATCGTCCTGCAAGGTGGAGTAGGTGTAACAGGGTACATGCGCCCACTCATCAAAAATAGAGGGATAGTTTGCCGTCTGGTAGTTGTGTACCTGGACCCCATACTGATTCAGGTTGCCTTCAACTCCCGGATAATGCATACTGATAATATCATACGCTTTCTTTTCGGCAGGTACAGTTCCCGGATAACTGAATATCGCGGGACGAGTCGTGTCGGCTGCTTTAATCCAGTCGTACGACAATTGGAAATTGGTGCCGTAAACGGATTCATTGCCAATCGACCAAAACAGGATAGATGCATGATTTCTCAAACTTGTAACCATTTCCTGAAGTTGAGACAAATATCGGTTTGTAAAGGCTGTGTCGTTTTGAGAATTAGCGGGACCGTAGTTTTTCTGACGGTGTGTGTCCACAAAGCAGATGGCTGTTTCGCATTCAACGTATAGTCCCATTTTGTCGCAGTATTCCAGAAAACGCTCTGTTGGTGGATAGTGAGATGTACGAACAAAGTTCATATTTGATTTTTTGAACAGAACGACATCCAGACTGTCATATTCGGCGGTAGTTGTACGTCCCAATGTAGGATGCATGTCGTGACGGCAGGCTCCCCGAAGTTTTACCGGCTTGCCATTAACGAATAGTTGGTTTTCTTTGATTATAATATCCCTGAACCCAATCTGGCGTGTGAACGAATAAATTTCTTTCCCGTTTTCTACGCAGGATGTACGAAGGGTATATAGATTCGGATGTTCGGCATCCCATTTTTTAGGATTAGATACCTGCATTCGGTGCGTAAGCGTGTCGGTTCCGACAGGGATCTCCACACTGGAATTACTCAGCGATATTACTTTTCCTTGTGGATCAAGCAGCGTGAATTTTACCTGCATCGCCTTTGTATGCTGCAAAGAAAGCGCTACATTCAGTGAGGCATGCGTGTAATTTTTATCCAGTACGGTTTCGACCCGAAAGTTGTCGATATGATTTTTGGGGAGCGCATAAATCAGGACATCCCTTAATATACCCCCAATTGGATGATGGGCATATCCACTTGCATAGGATATATCATCTTTGCGGTCGGTTACCTCCAGTTTTATTTCATTGTTTTTCCCGGGCTTGATATAAGTTGTTACATCGCTTTCCCATCGGGTGAACCCTCCGTGATGCTCACGGATGAATGTTCCGTTTACAAACAAGCGTGCATACGAATAAACTCCGTCGAATCGTAAAATAACTTGCTTACCGGCAAAATCGGCTGGAATGGAAAACGATTTTCTGTAGAGTACAGGCTTGTCGTGTTCGATGGCAAAGCCCTGCATGGCACATTCGCCGGGAACGACTATAGTTGACCAGCCTCCTTTAGGCTTGTAACTACTTTTTTCCATGCTTTTTTGAGGCTGGGGATCAAATTGCCAGGTTCCGTTTAATAGGAGCCGGTAATTGTGGACTCCTGCAACAGCACCGGGTAACGGCGGTTGCTTACTAGCTGCTTTCGATGCAAAACTGATCGCAAAGCAAAGCAGACATTGAAGGATAATAAGTCGTTTTGTACGCATAGAGTTTATGTGTGATATTAAATTAATTGACTGGGTTGTTACCACCAAATGGTGTAAAACGCAATAAGAATGATTATTATAACACAGGCTGCTATATTGAATGACTTTGTGGTCTTAAATAAATCCGGTGTAAGGACGATGGATTTTTCGGACACACCTTTCTTTTCAATAAGCGCACTGATCAGGATGGTAAAGCAGCAGAGAATAAAGACAATTCCCATACGGTCCATCCAGGGAAGTTCCGGCCATACGTATTTAAGCAGAGCCGAGAAGGCAAACGAACCGATTGCGGCCAGTAAAGCCCCATTGGCTGTTGCTCGTTTATAAAAGAAGCCGGCCAGGAAAATAGAGAGCGCCCCCGGACTAATAAATCCGGTAAATTCTTGTATATACTGAAAGGCCTGATCCAATCCCGAAAGTAGGGGAGCTATTGTTATGGCAACTAGCAGCGAGGCAAAACTTGCCCATCTTCCGGTTCGTACTAATTCTGTTTCACTGGCTTTCTTTCGCAAATAGGGTTTGTATATATCCAGCGTGAAAATTGTGGATATGCTGTTCATCATGGATGCAAGCGAACTGACGATCGCCGCTGTTAATGCGGCAAAAGCAACCCCTTTAACACCTACCGGCAACAAATTACTTAAAAGCCACGGATATGCTTCGTCCGATTTTGACAGAGGAGCTTCCAGCGCAAAAGCCGCAATACCCGGTATCACAACCAGCAGGGGAATAAATAATTTGATAAAACCTGCAAATATCATTCCTTTTTGAGCTTCCTCAACCGATTTGGCCGCAAGTGCCCGTTGGATAATATATTGGTTGCAACCCCAGTAATACAGATTGGCTACCCAAAGACCGCCAATGATAACCGAAATGCCGGGAAGATCTTTGTATCCGGGATGCGATTTGTCCAGAATCAGGTGAAATTTGTCCTGTGTTTTTGCGCATAAATTACTAAAGCCCTGGATCGCTCCGTCGCCTTCGCCCAATAAATTGAGCGCAATATAAGTGGTCATTAAACCTCCGCCAACCAGGAATATTACCTGAATAACATCGGTAAGAGCCACCGCTTTTAGTCCTCCGTAGATCGAATAAATTCCTGCAAATAACGCTAATCCGATTACTCCGTATATCATGGGGAACCCCATTACCTTCTCGATCGTTAAAGCCCCTAAGTAAAGTATGGAGGTTAAATTGATAAAAATAAACACCGCTAGCCAGAATATGGCCATAACCGTTTTAACTCGTTTGTCGAAACGTTCTTCCAGAAACTGGGGCATTGTGAAAATCTTTTTTTCCAGAAAAATGGGAATAAAGAATTTGGCTACAATAATTAGCCCCAATGCCGCGATCCATTCGTAGGTAGCCATGGCCAATCCGATTGCATAGCCCGATCCGGACATTCCCACAAATTGTTCGGCAGAAATATTTGATGCAATAATGGAAGCCCCAATGGCCCACCAAGCCAGCCCTCTTCCTGCCAGAAAGTAATCTTTGGAGTCTTTTTTTGTTCCTTTCTTTGTGCGCGAAACAAATAAGCCGACACACATGATCAGCATGCAGTAAGCTACAAAAATGGCAAGATCAATAGCCGATATATTCATAGTATAGATTTTTTAGTGAGTGATAAAAGGATAATGATTGATACCAGCTCTCGCATTCACATTTGCTACAAATAAGCCACCACTCGTAGGATAGGCAACTTTCTCTTCTTCGGTGAGACCAGCGCGGGCTGTTGTGATAAAAAGCTGATTCTTCTCTTTTCCTCCAAACGTACATGACGCTGCATTTGGCACAGGAATCTCAATTTTGTCTTCCAGCACTCCCGTTTGGGGGTTCCAAATATAGACACCAAAGCCTCCCCAATGAGCTACCCAGAGGAATCCGTTCTCGTCGATGGTCATCCCATCGGGTACGCCGTATTGGGAAGGAACCTGTATAGCTACCCGAAGGAATGTGATTTCTCCTTTTTCCGGATTGTATGCATACGCATGGATGCACCCTTTTCCTGAATCGGCATAATACATGCATGTTCCTGTTTTATCCCAGACGATGCCGTTTGGAATGCATTGTTTGTCCAGCACTTTCCGCAGGCTAAAATCATTTTCCATGCAATAGAGAGCACCTGTGTTTTGATGATCAGTCAGATGCATAATTCCAAGCCAGAGACGACCTTCGGGCGATGCTTTTCCATCGTTGGGGCGTAGATTGGGCTGATTGGCTTCAATTTCTGTTATCGTTGTGAGTTCTTTTGTTATCAGGTGGTAAAGAACCAAACGCCCACTCAAGGCCAAAATGACTTCATTCTTTCGTTGAGTGGGTATAATGGTCGACACTCTTGCTGGAAGAATGTGGTCTGAAAAACAGTTTGTTGAAGGATTAAACACGTGAAGAATACACGAGTCGATGTCTACCCAGAGTAAAACTCCGATATCGTCGAGCCAGGTCGCAGCTTCGCCTATTTCATCCATGCAGGGGTATAAAAGTTCCGCTTTCATTGATAAACAATTAATAGTTATCCTGCATCAAAGCCGAGCGGCCGCCATCCATCAATATGGTCGTGCCACTGATGAAACGAGCCATTGGTGAGGCCAGGTATACACATAAATCACCAACTTCTTCCACGGTGCCAATTCGTTTAACAGGATGCAGATCAATGGTACGCTGACGTTCGGCTTCTGCATCCGGAAAAGAACCGAACCACGTGTCGTTTCCTGCCGTATCAATAAAACCGGGAGCAACACCAACCGTTCTGATTTCGGGCCCCCACTCAATAGCGAGTGCCCTTGCGAGTCCTGTAATAGCTGTTTTTGTTACGTTGTAAGGGAAACATCCCGGAATAGAACTGTATGCGTGATTGGAAGTCATCAACAATATAACACCTTCTCTGCTTTTAACAAGCCACGGGCGGCAGAGCTGAGCCAGCCTCCAGTGGGAGGCCAGATTCAGATCCATATTGTATTGCCACTGATCCTCCGTACAATGTTCGACTCCCTTAAAAACGTTTACTCCTGCATTGGAAACCAATATATCCAGTCTTCCAAATTTTTCTATGGTTTTTTCAACCAGTAGCTCCAGATCCTCTTTTTTGGTCACATCCGCTTGTACATAGAGCGATTGCATCCCCTTTGACTCCACGGCCGATTTAAACAATTCCGCACTTGGATCATTTTCGGGTTTGCGTGAGCAACCGGTTACATGCGCTCCGGCTTTGGCAAACTCTGCGGCTACCCCAAGTCCGATGCCGGAGGATACGCCGGTTACCAGAACTACTTTGTCTGTAAAATCTATAACAAAGCTCATTCGTTTAAATATAAAAGTTTGCGGGAGGATTACTAACAATGCCCGGATGTTTTTCCATTTCTTCTTCGATCAGATCCACGCCCAGTCCGGGACGGTCCGAAAGATGAAGA is from uncultured Macellibacteroides sp. and encodes:
- a CDS encoding glycoside hydrolase family 2 TIM barrel-domain containing protein; protein product: MRTKRLIILQCLLCFAISFASKAASKQPPLPGAVAGVHNYRLLLNGTWQFDPQPQKSMEKSSYKPKGGWSTIVVPGECAMQGFAIEHDKPVLYRKSFSIPADFAGKQVILRFDGVYSYARLFVNGTFIREHHGGFTRWESDVTTYIKPGKNNEIKLEVTDRKDDISYASGYAHHPIGGILRDVLIYALPKNHIDNFRVETVLDKNYTHASLNVALSLQHTKAMQVKFTLLDPQGKVISLSNSSVEIPVGTDTLTHRMQVSNPKKWDAEHPNLYTLRTSCVENGKEIYSFTRQIGFRDIIIKENQLFVNGKPVKLRGACRHDMHPTLGRTTTAEYDSLDVVLFKKSNMNFVRTSHYPPTERFLEYCDKMGLYVECETAICFVDTHRQKNYGPANSQNDTAFTNRYLSQLQEMVTSLRNHASILFWSIGNESVYGTNFQLSYDWIKAADTTRPAIFSYPGTVPAEKKAYDIISMHYPGVEGNLNQYGVQVHNYQTANYPSIFDEWAHVPCYTYSTLQDDPNIREFWGISLDKMWSNLFESRGGLGGAIWGFIDETFMLPTPKVGTPWWIEFSKTAKPAAYTGNCVGYGEWGIIDVWRREKPEFWGTKKAYSPIRVTETNFPAFTSGEKLRVPVYNRFDHTNLSEVTITYTYKGKKGSVVSPQLAPRKKGAFTIPANDWKKGDEVVIEFFTSKSDLIDAYTITLGTTEKVAELAAGNALQVEETPDRIIIKGDNFSIPFMKETGLIKNAVSKGEVMIAEGPFLNLDLNFNHNTGAEVREKAKNYIVKDSDWKKTAFSYEKKDKQIQVLLSGTYLGVSVNFSIRIHASGEMDINYETQNEPNGWLRESGVKFHMPSTIAQLEWNRNSYWSNYPSEHFGAPKGKTPLYNKTVVKYGEEPRQAWEYDTHNYYYFADAGADCKKPLTQVAKGMKENTYSYVLSGEANKGKVQIVSPSGELACRLNKLKDEQLVLYINNRWDYPEIAWGDYCKALDVTPCYGKITVRL
- a CDS encoding sodium/sugar symporter; amino-acid sequence: MNISAIDLAIFVAYCMLIMCVGLFVSRTKKGTKKDSKDYFLAGRGLAWWAIGASIIASNISAEQFVGMSGSGYAIGLAMATYEWIAALGLIIVAKFFIPIFLEKKIFTMPQFLEERFDKRVKTVMAIFWLAVFIFINLTSILYLGALTIEKVMGFPMIYGVIGLALFAGIYSIYGGLKAVALTDVIQVIFLVGGGLMTTYIALNLLGEGDGAIQGFSNLCAKTQDKFHLILDKSHPGYKDLPGISVIIGGLWVANLYYWGCNQYIIQRALAAKSVEEAQKGMIFAGFIKLFIPLLVVIPGIAAFALEAPLSKSDEAYPWLLSNLLPVGVKGVAFAALTAAIVSSLASMMNSISTIFTLDIYKPYLRKKASETELVRTGRWASFASLLVAITIAPLLSGLDQAFQYIQEFTGFISPGALSIFLAGFFYKRATANGALLAAIGSFAFSALLKYVWPELPWMDRMGIVFILCCFTILISALIEKKGVSEKSIVLTPDLFKTTKSFNIAACVIIIILIAFYTIWW
- a CDS encoding SMP-30/gluconolactonase/LRE family protein — translated: MKAELLYPCMDEIGEAATWLDDIGVLLWVDIDSCILHVFNPSTNCFSDHILPARVSTIIPTQRKNEVILALSGRLVLYHLITKELTTITEIEANQPNLRPNDGKASPEGRLWLGIMHLTDHQNTGALYCMENDFSLRKVLDKQCIPNGIVWDKTGTCMYYADSGKGCIHAYAYNPEKGEITFLRVAIQVPSQYGVPDGMTIDENGFLWVAHWGGFGVYIWNPQTGVLEDKIEIPVPNAASCTFGGKEKNQLFITTARAGLTEEEKVAYPTSGGLFVANVNARAGINHYPFITH
- a CDS encoding SDR family oxidoreductase, with translation MSFVIDFTDKVVLVTGVSSGIGLGVAAEFAKAGAHVTGCSRKPENDPSAELFKSAVESKGMQSLYVQADVTKKEDLELLVEKTIEKFGRLDILVSNAGVNVFKGVEHCTEDQWQYNMDLNLASHWRLAQLCRPWLVKSREGVILLMTSNHAYSSIPGCFPYNVTKTAITGLARALAIEWGPEIRTVGVAPGFIDTAGNDTWFGSFPDAEAERQRTIDLHPVKRIGTVEEVGDLCVYLASPMARFISGTTILMDGGRSALMQDNY